In Mycobacterium gallinarum, a single window of DNA contains:
- a CDS encoding SDR family oxidoreductase produces MTDPHSDIAGIRMLIVGASSGIGQALALAAHARGVKVALAARRVNILTTLAEQLDGSAHELDVSDPQAIERVVGEVAARLGGLDAVVFTSASAPFALIEDTDVTTWMHTYAVNAVGASHLLRAAVPHLADNAVALIASSHDVGRPRAGVAAYHASKAALDEILRSWRAEHPELPVIRVSVGPTEGTEILRGADRDLLADLYRTWAHEGQIPAEMSAVDDVANALLSFIAVARANPTVVSDIVHLAPRARTKKT; encoded by the coding sequence ATGACAGATCCGCACTCCGACATCGCGGGAATACGGATGCTCATCGTCGGCGCATCGTCCGGGATCGGACAAGCCCTGGCGCTGGCCGCCCATGCTCGGGGGGTGAAAGTCGCCCTTGCGGCGCGGCGGGTGAACATCCTGACCACGCTGGCCGAACAGCTCGACGGCTCAGCACACGAGCTCGACGTGTCCGATCCGCAGGCCATCGAACGCGTCGTCGGCGAGGTCGCGGCGCGCCTCGGCGGTCTCGACGCGGTCGTGTTCACCAGCGCCTCTGCGCCATTCGCGTTGATCGAGGACACCGACGTCACCACCTGGATGCACACCTATGCCGTCAACGCTGTGGGCGCCTCCCACCTGTTGCGCGCAGCCGTGCCACACCTCGCAGACAACGCAGTCGCGCTCATCGCATCGAGCCACGACGTCGGCCGGCCGCGCGCCGGCGTCGCCGCCTATCACGCGAGCAAGGCCGCTCTCGACGAGATCCTGAGGTCATGGCGTGCCGAGCATCCGGAACTGCCAGTAATTCGGGTGAGCGTCGGCCCGACAGAGGGTACCGAGATCCTGCGCGGTGCTGACCGCGATCTGCTGGCGGACCTGTACCGGACATGGGCGCACGAGGGTCAGATCCCAGCCGAGATGTCCGCGGTCGACGATGTCGCGAATGCCCTGCTGTCCTTCATTGCCGTCGCGCGGGCCAATCCGACCGTCGTGAGCGATATCGTGCACCTCGCGCCGCGGGCCCGTACAAAGAAGACCTGA
- a CDS encoding (2Fe-2S)-binding protein: protein MYVCLCQGVTNDTVSAAIVAGARTTKQVAAASGAGSECGRCCRTIRSIIDSFSTTTESGRGSRV from the coding sequence ATGTACGTCTGCTTGTGTCAGGGTGTCACGAACGACACGGTTTCTGCCGCCATCGTCGCGGGAGCAAGGACCACCAAACAGGTGGCCGCGGCGTCCGGGGCAGGATCAGAGTGCGGCAGGTGTTGCCGCACCATCAGGTCGATCATCGATTCCTTCTCGACAACAACGGAATCAGGCAGGGGAAGCAGGGTATGA
- a CDS encoding ABC transporter substrate-binding protein produces MGDQEARAYGSVAPLKVGLLNDYPTRAGIDNDTLDSLRLVFDEAVAAGLVDRPIELIERNVIGLPNGTYQAVEDGYDELVAEGCLAIFGPYVSDNAVPLAAHANRVAKVPNIILSGSEGALSEWTFALNNGSMPEEPVMLAAVMLGDGRSRIAIAYEASLIGKEYLAFAEKAYSAAGLKVVTTVAIPQVEADKAEAVKELRAAEPDALVHVGFGHGLWGFSDALLAADWDPPRYTTTAFEMAHINAEWMHHLRGWIGLDSYDERNEVGQAFLDRFEARYGRRPGQSMPGLCYDVGTVIVRGLAAARPLTGEGVKGGIEQVKLVPSASGAPGTFLRFGRFIRQGWLGSDYLIARRILPDGSAHVFHSAPSDHIARAVGLPVFGSA; encoded by the coding sequence ATGGGTGACCAAGAGGCTCGGGCATACGGATCGGTGGCACCGCTGAAAGTCGGCCTGCTCAACGACTATCCGACCAGGGCCGGAATCGACAACGACACCCTCGACAGCCTGCGGCTCGTCTTCGACGAGGCCGTCGCCGCCGGTCTCGTCGATCGGCCGATCGAGCTGATCGAACGCAACGTGATCGGTCTACCCAACGGCACCTACCAGGCCGTTGAGGACGGCTACGACGAGCTGGTCGCCGAGGGCTGCCTCGCCATCTTCGGGCCGTATGTCTCCGACAACGCCGTTCCGCTTGCCGCCCACGCCAACCGCGTTGCCAAGGTCCCCAACATCATCCTGTCGGGCTCGGAGGGCGCCTTGAGCGAATGGACATTCGCCCTGAACAACGGGTCGATGCCCGAGGAGCCCGTGATGCTCGCCGCAGTGATGCTCGGCGACGGCCGATCCCGAATCGCGATCGCGTACGAAGCGTCGCTCATCGGCAAGGAGTACCTCGCCTTCGCTGAAAAGGCATACTCGGCAGCGGGTTTGAAGGTCGTCACCACGGTCGCGATCCCGCAGGTCGAGGCCGATAAGGCCGAGGCGGTCAAAGAGTTGCGCGCCGCGGAGCCGGACGCTCTCGTGCACGTCGGGTTCGGCCATGGACTGTGGGGATTCTCGGATGCGCTTCTGGCGGCCGACTGGGATCCGCCTCGCTACACGACCACCGCGTTCGAGATGGCGCACATCAACGCGGAGTGGATGCACCATCTGCGCGGGTGGATCGGACTCGACAGCTACGACGAGCGCAACGAGGTCGGGCAGGCGTTCCTCGATCGATTTGAAGCCCGTTACGGCCGTCGACCGGGGCAGTCGATGCCGGGTCTCTGCTACGACGTGGGGACGGTCATTGTGCGCGGGCTGGCGGCGGCGCGACCGTTGACCGGCGAAGGGGTCAAAGGCGGTATCGAACAGGTGAAGCTCGTGCCGTCGGCCAGTGGCGCACCCGGCACCTTCCTGCGCTTCGGCCGCTTCATCCGGCAGGGTTGGCTCGGGTCTGACTACCTGATCGCACGACGGATCCTGCCGGACGGCAGCGCACACGTGTTCCACTCGGCACCCAGCGACCACATCGCACGCGCGGTGGGCCTACCCGTTTTTGGTTCCGCCTAG
- a CDS encoding SDR family oxidoreductase, whose translation MEDVLGYEGKSVVVTGAASGMGQATAQILVDLGATVTALDIKPTTVAVDRALTIDLRDRANIEAVAASIDGPIDGLFSCAGLPGPPFSEWDTILVNFVGARHLAEQLVPKMVNGSSISVISSSAALGWQDHIKVITGLLETDGFDAAVEWLTANEKRWSWSGYAYSKYVIDAWVGWWYPELGPRGIRINCINPGPTDTAMMPAFQDLMGKETVDQAIGPVGRYSTAEEQAWPLVCLGSPRFSYVGGEVLWTDGGWNGAMTMGRHEAQWADTAAGEMSKNG comes from the coding sequence ATGGAAGATGTGCTGGGGTACGAAGGCAAGTCGGTCGTTGTCACTGGCGCCGCATCAGGAATGGGCCAGGCGACCGCACAGATCCTCGTCGATCTCGGTGCCACCGTGACCGCGCTCGACATCAAGCCGACCACGGTTGCGGTGGACCGTGCATTGACGATCGACCTACGCGATCGCGCGAACATCGAAGCGGTCGCCGCGTCGATCGACGGGCCGATCGACGGCTTGTTCAGCTGCGCAGGCCTTCCTGGTCCGCCGTTCAGCGAGTGGGACACCATTCTGGTGAACTTCGTCGGCGCACGGCATCTGGCCGAGCAACTGGTGCCGAAGATGGTCAACGGATCGTCGATCAGCGTGATCTCGTCCTCGGCGGCGCTCGGCTGGCAGGATCACATCAAGGTGATCACGGGACTTCTGGAGACAGACGGCTTCGATGCCGCGGTCGAATGGCTCACGGCCAACGAGAAGAGGTGGTCCTGGAGTGGCTACGCGTACTCCAAATACGTCATCGATGCGTGGGTCGGTTGGTGGTATCCAGAGCTAGGCCCCAGAGGCATCCGGATCAACTGCATCAACCCGGGTCCCACCGACACGGCGATGATGCCGGCGTTCCAGGATCTGATGGGCAAGGAGACGGTGGATCAGGCGATCGGGCCGGTCGGTCGCTACTCCACTGCGGAGGAGCAGGCTTGGCCACTGGTCTGTCTGGGCAGCCCGCGGTTCAGCTATGTCGGCGGTGAGGTCCTGTGGACCGACGGCGGCTGGAACGGTGCGATGACCATGGGCCGCCACGAAGCCCAGTGGGCGGATACCGCGGCAGGGGAGATGTCGAAGAACGGCTGA
- a CDS encoding NAD(P)H-dependent amine dehydrogenase family protein: MTRVIQWATGITGMMSLRHVIGRPDLDLVAVRVYDPAKAGVDAGTLCGLDEAGVLTSDDRDAIIAADADIVLYMGKVETDTEGCFADVCDLLASGKNVVATGSRFIHPRSLHESLADGIESACRIGGSSFLGLGLYPGFFGESLGPLLSRLTQRTTHIGVREVLNYSTYGSHDLIFNAMGFGHLPEDTTPLLSNTDYAASAWIGSATVLAQSLGLQILSVEGFREVATTPRTLTVAAGEIPAGTVGAMRFGVTVDCGETRMSVEHLTRMADDLAPDWPIEIGYEVTFEGEPNMRLHLVIGSHDEDHAEQGCLATAMHAINAIPSVIAAQPGLYDLSTIAPFVAHWTNRA; the protein is encoded by the coding sequence ATGACGCGGGTGATCCAGTGGGCGACGGGTATCACCGGGATGATGTCGCTGCGCCACGTGATCGGCAGGCCGGACCTCGATCTCGTCGCGGTGCGTGTCTACGACCCCGCCAAGGCAGGGGTCGACGCCGGCACGCTGTGCGGTCTCGATGAGGCCGGGGTCCTCACGTCCGATGACCGAGACGCCATCATCGCAGCCGATGCCGACATCGTCCTGTACATGGGCAAAGTGGAGACCGACACCGAAGGGTGCTTCGCCGACGTATGCGACCTGTTGGCGTCGGGCAAGAACGTGGTGGCGACCGGCAGCCGCTTCATTCATCCGCGCTCGTTGCACGAGTCACTCGCAGACGGGATCGAGAGTGCCTGTCGCATAGGTGGTTCCTCATTCTTGGGGCTCGGCTTGTATCCCGGCTTTTTCGGAGAATCGCTCGGCCCATTGCTATCCCGCCTCACTCAGCGGACAACGCACATCGGCGTGCGTGAGGTGCTCAACTACTCCACGTATGGCAGTCATGATCTGATCTTCAATGCGATGGGTTTCGGCCACCTGCCGGAGGACACGACTCCGTTGCTCAGCAATACCGATTACGCGGCCAGCGCGTGGATCGGCAGCGCCACGGTTCTCGCGCAGTCGTTGGGGCTGCAGATCCTGTCTGTCGAGGGGTTCCGCGAGGTCGCGACGACCCCGCGGACGTTGACGGTCGCAGCGGGTGAGATTCCCGCGGGGACCGTCGGCGCCATGCGATTCGGCGTGACCGTCGATTGTGGTGAGACGAGGATGTCCGTTGAACATCTCACCCGCATGGCGGACGACCTGGCTCCCGACTGGCCCATCGAGATCGGTTACGAGGTCACGTTCGAGGGGGAGCCCAACATGCGGCTGCACCTCGTGATCGGTTCGCACGACGAGGATCACGCAGAGCAGGGCTGCCTGGCCACCGCGATGCATGCGATCAACGCGATACCGTCGGTGATCGCTGCGCAGCCAGGGCTCTACGACCTCTCGACGATTGCGCCTTTCGTGGCGCACTGGACCAACCGCGCATGA
- a CDS encoding NAD(P)H-dependent amine dehydrogenase family protein — MATRVAQWATGAVGRAALAELIENPDYQLVGVLVYDPSKAGQDAGALCGLPPTTGVLATSDKEDIFALRPDVVIHAASKAHAVETNAEDICRLLRAGISVITTTSYNHLPTYGAETETAFVEACRAGGSRFHAAGENPGFMFERLVATVTALSKTIDRIDLYEATDVSAVDSRPMLVDLMGMGRPPEDVSADSPIIKKLDLAYRQALNATADVLGITLSHVDVSVDATTLPRDIEVRAGTIEAGTVVGQRFSWVGHWSGRPLLAIHEEWVLTRDLPQWGLKPLAPGQKAPLIRAVIKGEPSFELQLDVGFDDKPADGTHAQPGHLMIAMGALRAIPDVLASPPGVVTAPVFGAIQLGGTKNG, encoded by the coding sequence TTGGCAACTCGAGTGGCTCAGTGGGCGACAGGCGCCGTCGGACGCGCCGCGCTGGCCGAACTGATTGAGAATCCTGATTATCAGCTGGTGGGAGTCCTGGTGTATGACCCATCCAAGGCCGGGCAGGATGCCGGGGCCTTGTGCGGTCTGCCGCCTACCACCGGCGTGCTGGCCACCTCGGACAAGGAGGACATCTTCGCGCTGCGACCCGACGTGGTCATCCACGCGGCGAGTAAGGCGCACGCCGTCGAGACCAACGCCGAGGACATCTGCCGGCTTCTTCGGGCAGGCATCAGCGTCATCACCACCACCTCGTACAACCACCTGCCCACCTACGGCGCCGAAACCGAGACCGCCTTCGTCGAAGCGTGCCGCGCAGGCGGCTCACGCTTCCATGCGGCGGGCGAGAATCCCGGCTTCATGTTCGAACGCCTGGTGGCAACGGTGACGGCGCTGAGCAAGACGATCGACCGCATCGACCTCTACGAGGCCACCGATGTGTCGGCGGTCGACAGCAGGCCCATGCTCGTCGACCTCATGGGAATGGGCCGCCCACCCGAAGACGTCTCCGCCGACTCCCCGATCATCAAAAAGCTCGACCTCGCCTACCGGCAGGCGCTCAATGCCACTGCGGATGTTCTGGGTATCACGCTGTCACACGTCGACGTGTCCGTGGACGCCACGACGCTTCCCCGCGACATCGAGGTGCGGGCGGGCACGATCGAGGCGGGAACGGTGGTCGGACAACGGTTCTCATGGGTCGGCCACTGGTCGGGTCGGCCACTGCTCGCGATCCACGAGGAATGGGTGCTGACGCGTGACCTCCCGCAGTGGGGGCTGAAACCCCTGGCGCCGGGCCAGAAAGCGCCGCTGATCCGCGCCGTCATCAAAGGCGAGCCGAGTTTCGAACTACAGCTCGACGTCGGGTTCGACGACAAGCCGGCAGATGGCACGCATGCCCAGCCCGGCCATCTCATGATCGCGATGGGCGCGTTGCGAGCGATTCCCGACGTACTCGCGTCACCGCCGGGTGTCGTGACGGCGCCGGTGTTCGGTGCGATCCAGCTAGGCGGAACCAAAAACGGGTAG
- a CDS encoding NAD(P)H-dependent amine dehydrogenase family protein, protein MAADTTTTATRYRVIQWGMGNVGTLALRHMANNPTFEIVGVLCNRPEKVGKDAGELVGVGPIGVLATTDKDALEALDADCVFYAPLWSDVDEVCRLLRGGKSVVASGGAWWHRTETNGADIDKIEAACQAGGTSFHGGGIHPGYAADLLVLTLARIVGKTDHIHIYEAVNFSKDTLKYLDEMGFGKTPDEFAKGNLFADAWSLFAQSLTMVVEGLGKTVEKFTTDVELGLAIRDIPYEGSADMDMPGLKGVIRTGTVASQHHLWTAWVDGRPFITLHELYAFTDHDAIEPKPDWEPYYHYRIVVEGDPGTELILRGNQHARDTAKPGAVGYAWTAMEPVNAIPSICDAPPGFKSHNELGLMPVIGIVR, encoded by the coding sequence ATGGCTGCCGACACGACCACCACCGCCACGAGGTACCGCGTCATCCAGTGGGGTATGGGCAATGTGGGCACGCTCGCACTGCGCCATATGGCTAATAATCCGACCTTCGAGATCGTCGGCGTGCTCTGCAATCGACCGGAGAAGGTCGGCAAGGACGCGGGTGAACTGGTCGGTGTCGGGCCCATCGGCGTGCTCGCGACAACGGACAAGGACGCGCTCGAGGCGCTCGACGCCGATTGCGTCTTCTACGCACCGCTGTGGTCGGACGTCGACGAGGTCTGCCGGCTGCTGCGCGGCGGCAAAAGCGTCGTCGCATCCGGCGGCGCCTGGTGGCACAGAACCGAAACCAACGGCGCGGACATCGACAAGATCGAAGCCGCGTGCCAGGCGGGCGGGACGTCTTTCCACGGCGGCGGCATCCATCCCGGCTACGCCGCGGACCTGCTGGTGCTCACGCTGGCCCGCATCGTCGGCAAGACCGACCACATCCACATCTACGAAGCGGTGAATTTCAGCAAGGACACCTTGAAATACCTCGACGAGATGGGATTCGGTAAGACACCAGACGAGTTCGCCAAGGGCAATCTGTTCGCGGATGCATGGTCGCTGTTCGCGCAGTCGCTGACCATGGTCGTCGAAGGTCTCGGCAAGACCGTCGAGAAGTTCACGACGGACGTCGAACTCGGCCTCGCCATCCGTGACATCCCGTACGAGGGCTCGGCCGACATGGACATGCCCGGCCTGAAGGGTGTGATCAGGACGGGGACCGTCGCGTCCCAGCATCACCTCTGGACGGCTTGGGTAGACGGCAGGCCGTTCATCACCCTGCACGAGCTGTACGCGTTCACCGACCACGACGCGATCGAGCCCAAGCCTGACTGGGAGCCCTATTACCACTACCGGATAGTGGTCGAGGGTGACCCCGGCACCGAATTGATCCTGCGCGGCAACCAGCATGCTCGCGACACCGCCAAGCCGGGGGCCGTCGGGTACGCGTGGACGGCAATGGAGCCGGTGAACGCGATTCCCTCCATCTGCGACGCGCCGCCCGGGTTCAAGTCCCACAATGAACTCGGCCTCATGCCGGTGATCGGGATCGTGCGCTGA
- a CDS encoding cytochrome P450, producing the protein MAEPATRTSQEELEQSIRDAQNKFNEGMGADGDASPYPMLKELRAQSPVHAGWPEMGMVGNPGDGPQTFTAYTFDTVKAIFTDNITFSTRCYEDIVRPLQGPTILEMQEPEHAIYRKLHEFAFARSSMKRWDAELVGPLVDRTIAKFKDAKRADLVDAVFMPIPVRVIAALLGLPDSDVLQFHRLAIDLLGFRGDMDCAMRASAEMKEYFVGILADRRREPQDDMVSILAASEVNGVKMTDEQIYGFMRNLLPAGAETTSRSTASLAMGLLTHPDQLDAVRADRSLLPQAIEEGIRWETPLLNFMREVTCDTEVGGVQIPRGATMMLSLGSANHDETRWDDPERFDIFRERKPHIGFAHGAHVCLGMHLARLETSKIFNALLDELPGLRLDPDAPPPYITGTMFRSPPRLDVVWD; encoded by the coding sequence ATGGCCGAGCCGGCGACCAGGACAAGCCAGGAAGAACTCGAACAAAGCATCCGCGACGCGCAGAACAAATTCAATGAGGGCATGGGCGCCGACGGCGACGCGTCGCCTTATCCGATGCTCAAGGAGCTACGCGCGCAAAGCCCGGTGCACGCCGGCTGGCCCGAGATGGGAATGGTCGGCAACCCGGGTGATGGCCCGCAGACGTTCACGGCGTACACCTTCGACACCGTCAAGGCGATCTTCACCGACAACATCACGTTCAGTACTCGCTGTTATGAGGACATCGTGCGGCCGCTCCAGGGGCCGACAATCCTGGAGATGCAGGAACCCGAACACGCGATCTATCGCAAGTTGCACGAGTTCGCGTTCGCCCGGTCTTCTATGAAGCGATGGGACGCAGAACTCGTCGGACCGTTGGTGGACCGGACCATCGCAAAGTTCAAGGACGCCAAGCGCGCCGACCTCGTCGATGCGGTGTTCATGCCGATTCCGGTGCGGGTGATCGCCGCTCTGCTGGGGCTTCCGGACTCCGACGTGCTTCAGTTCCATCGGCTTGCCATCGACTTGCTGGGCTTTCGTGGGGACATGGACTGCGCGATGCGTGCGTCGGCGGAGATGAAGGAGTACTTCGTCGGGATCCTCGCCGATCGACGCAGGGAACCCCAGGACGACATGGTGTCGATCCTGGCCGCCTCCGAAGTCAACGGGGTGAAGATGACGGACGAGCAGATCTACGGCTTCATGCGCAACCTGTTACCCGCGGGTGCAGAGACGACGTCGCGTTCGACGGCCAGTTTGGCCATGGGGCTGCTGACCCACCCTGACCAGCTCGACGCGGTACGCGCGGACCGCAGCCTGTTACCGCAGGCGATCGAGGAAGGTATCCGATGGGAGACTCCGCTGCTGAATTTCATGCGTGAGGTCACCTGTGACACCGAGGTGGGCGGAGTGCAGATCCCCAGGGGTGCGACGATGATGCTCAGCCTGGGCAGTGCCAACCACGACGAGACCCGCTGGGACGATCCGGAGAGGTTCGACATCTTCCGGGAACGTAAGCCGCACATCGGTTTTGCCCACGGTGCTCACGTGTGCCTGGGGATGCACCTGGCACGGCTGGAAACCTCGAAGATCTTCAACGCGCTGTTGGACGAACTGCCTGGATTGCGTCTCGACCCTGACGCACCGCCGCCGTACATCACCGGGACGATGTTCCGCTCCCCGCCGCGCCTCGACGTGGTGTGGGACTGA
- a CDS encoding SDR family NAD(P)-dependent oxidoreductase: protein MDLGFAGATAVVTGGSKGMGLAIAETLGAEGASVAIMARGRKALEAAADRVRSAGAPEVLPITVDMADAESIVAGYAAVSDAWGRLNVLVHTVGPSAGAFEELDDDDWHAAFDLGTMSAVRSVRAALPMLRAAEWARIVTLSAHSIQRQSARLVAYTASKAALSSFTKNLSKSLGPEGILVNCVCPGTIVTASFTEVLKDILAEDGLDSSDPHDVMKWVEQTYGHPCDIGRAGLPEEIASATAYLASRRNGYVTGATMNVDGGSDFI from the coding sequence ATGGATCTGGGCTTCGCGGGTGCCACCGCTGTCGTCACCGGAGGCAGCAAGGGCATGGGTCTTGCGATCGCAGAAACCCTTGGTGCCGAGGGCGCCTCGGTGGCGATCATGGCGCGTGGACGAAAAGCGCTCGAAGCAGCGGCCGATCGCGTTCGAAGCGCGGGGGCTCCCGAGGTACTGCCGATCACCGTCGACATGGCGGATGCCGAATCGATCGTGGCGGGGTACGCGGCGGTGAGCGACGCCTGGGGCAGGCTCAACGTGCTTGTGCACACCGTCGGCCCCAGCGCGGGCGCGTTCGAAGAACTCGACGACGACGACTGGCACGCCGCGTTCGATCTGGGCACGATGTCCGCAGTCCGTTCTGTGCGTGCAGCGCTGCCCATGCTCCGCGCCGCCGAATGGGCCCGCATCGTCACACTTTCCGCGCACTCGATCCAGCGTCAAAGCGCACGCCTGGTGGCCTACACCGCATCGAAGGCCGCACTGTCGAGCTTCACCAAGAATCTGTCCAAAAGCCTTGGACCCGAGGGAATCCTTGTCAACTGCGTGTGCCCAGGGACGATAGTTACGGCCAGCTTCACCGAGGTCCTCAAGGACATTCTGGCTGAGGACGGCCTTGACTCCTCCGATCCTCACGACGTGATGAAGTGGGTAGAGCAGACTTACGGGCATCCCTGCGACATCGGCCGTGCCGGCCTGCCCGAGGAGATCGCCTCCGCAACGGCATATCTCGCGTCGCGACGTAACGGCTACGTCACCGGCGCCACCATGAACGTCGACGGGGGGTCGGACTTCATCTGA
- a CDS encoding alpha/beta hydrolase, with protein sequence MDQPRMTSQTGDSRGRRPRRAKPGDYLVALSAATASVPVIGRHLELIGGFAALGVGGRHYLPGILTGIAQPRLSPRAAKRRREQRASTPSVLSEALYGIVDPADLDQPWPSHPNVAPLWKARGQRRYVHRSSVCYGDHPRQLLDVWRLDDLPREPAPVLIFIPGGAWVFGRRELQGHALMAHMARRGWVCLSVEYRTSPHHRWPRQMQDVTAAVAWARANADQFGGDPDFLAVAGTSAGGHLASLVGLASDAETSVDAVVSIYGLYDWQDRSTRERDHFMRFLERIVVKRSQARHPEVFLAASPIDQTHALAPPFLVVHGSADALIPVAEARSFVARLRAVSRAKVGYIELPGLGHGFDLIDATHTAPVIAAIGRFLTQIHRDHAAARVGRRRPRQLPKPV encoded by the coding sequence CTGGACCAACCGCGCATGACTAGCCAGACCGGAGACTCCCGCGGGCGTCGGCCGAGAAGGGCCAAGCCGGGCGACTACCTCGTGGCGCTCAGCGCCGCCACGGCATCCGTGCCCGTCATCGGAAGGCATCTCGAACTGATCGGTGGATTCGCGGCGCTCGGCGTCGGCGGCCGACACTACCTGCCGGGCATTTTGACCGGGATCGCGCAGCCGCGTCTGAGTCCCCGCGCCGCGAAACGGCGTCGGGAGCAGCGTGCGTCGACACCGAGCGTCTTGAGCGAAGCGTTGTACGGCATCGTTGATCCAGCGGATCTGGATCAACCATGGCCATCGCACCCGAATGTCGCGCCTCTCTGGAAGGCGCGGGGGCAACGACGGTACGTGCACAGGTCGTCGGTCTGCTACGGCGACCACCCGCGCCAGCTGCTCGACGTATGGCGACTCGATGATTTACCGCGAGAGCCCGCCCCCGTCTTGATCTTCATTCCCGGTGGCGCTTGGGTTTTCGGACGTCGCGAGTTGCAGGGCCATGCGTTGATGGCTCATATGGCGCGGCGTGGGTGGGTGTGTTTATCCGTCGAGTACCGGACGAGTCCACACCACCGTTGGCCGCGCCAGATGCAAGATGTGACTGCAGCTGTCGCATGGGCAAGGGCGAATGCCGACCAGTTCGGCGGTGATCCCGACTTCCTTGCGGTAGCAGGGACTTCGGCCGGTGGTCACTTGGCGAGCCTGGTGGGATTGGCTTCCGACGCCGAGACTTCCGTCGACGCCGTGGTCAGCATCTATGGCCTCTACGACTGGCAGGACAGGTCCACCAGGGAACGCGATCACTTCATGCGGTTCCTCGAGCGGATCGTGGTCAAGCGGTCGCAGGCCCGACACCCCGAGGTCTTTCTCGCGGCCTCTCCGATCGACCAGACTCATGCATTGGCACCGCCGTTCCTGGTGGTCCATGGCAGCGCGGACGCGCTCATTCCCGTGGCGGAGGCACGTTCTTTCGTCGCGCGACTGCGAGCGGTATCGCGTGCAAAAGTCGGTTACATCGAGCTTCCAGGCCTCGGACACGGTTTCGACTTGATTGACGCGACCCACACTGCGCCCGTAATCGCCGCGATTGGCCGCTTCCTCACCCAGATCCACCGCGATCATGCCGCGGCACGGGTCGGTCGTCGGCGGCCGCGTCAGTTACCGAAACCGGTGTAG
- a CDS encoding NAD(P)H-dependent amine dehydrogenase family protein has protein sequence MTSTRPIRVIQWATGGVGTEMVTAILDHRPDIELVGARVYSDTKNGVDIGTIVGRDPIGVTATTDTADILALDADLVLYAPSFTDLDDVCALLASGKNVATPSFLFHPRRIPEGDRQRLQEACDKGNATIHGSGLNPGNLSGVLPLALSGMSRTINQITLQERADWTLWESTEITFDGMWFGRPPEDVTPTANDYLGFLTKLFVEQTWFISDTLNAGIDDVSVSLEAVSATKDFEMFGQVVKAGTTAGQRWNFRGHRDGETLIEFETLWTVGGEYPEHWPKPLDGWTLTIEGDPSMRTHFFPLASFSREASIEEHVKAGLITVAMQVVNAIPAVCDAPAGFATMADLPLIRSYTGFGN, from the coding sequence TTGACAAGCACGCGACCGATACGAGTCATCCAGTGGGCCACCGGCGGGGTGGGCACCGAGATGGTGACGGCAATCCTCGACCACCGGCCCGACATCGAGCTGGTCGGTGCGCGCGTCTACTCCGATACAAAGAACGGGGTCGACATTGGCACGATCGTCGGCCGCGATCCGATCGGTGTCACCGCGACGACCGACACTGCGGACATCCTCGCGCTCGACGCCGATCTCGTTCTCTACGCGCCGTCGTTCACCGACCTCGACGACGTCTGCGCACTCCTCGCGAGCGGAAAGAATGTGGCGACGCCGTCGTTTCTGTTCCACCCACGGCGCATTCCCGAGGGGGATCGGCAACGCCTGCAGGAGGCGTGTGACAAGGGCAACGCCACCATCCACGGCAGCGGCCTCAACCCCGGTAACCTCTCCGGCGTGCTGCCCCTGGCACTCTCGGGGATGAGCCGCACCATCAATCAGATCACCTTGCAAGAGCGCGCCGACTGGACGCTGTGGGAGAGCACCGAGATCACCTTCGACGGAATGTGGTTCGGTCGTCCGCCGGAAGACGTCACACCGACGGCCAACGATTACCTCGGCTTTCTGACGAAGCTCTTCGTCGAGCAGACCTGGTTCATCTCCGACACCTTGAACGCGGGCATCGACGACGTTTCGGTGAGTCTCGAAGCGGTGTCTGCGACCAAGGACTTCGAGATGTTCGGTCAGGTGGTCAAGGCGGGCACCACCGCCGGGCAGCGGTGGAACTTCCGTGGCCATCGCGACGGCGAGACGCTGATCGAATTCGAAACACTATGGACGGTCGGCGGCGAGTATCCCGAGCACTGGCCCAAACCGCTTGACGGTTGGACGTTGACCATCGAGGGCGATCCGTCGATGCGCACACATTTCTTCCCGCTGGCCAGCTTCTCGCGTGAGGCCTCGATCGAAGAGCACGTGAAGGCAGGCCTGATCACCGTCGCCATGCAAGTCGTCAACGCGATACCGGCCGTGTGCGATGCGCCGGCGGGCTTCGCGACCATGGCCGATTTGCCCTTGATCCGCAGCTACACCGGTTTCGGTAACTGA